The Vibrio penaeicida sequence GGAGCTTGCTATAAAGCAAGTTTTAGAAAAGGTTTCGATATAACAAACAGTTCAAGCAGACCAAAAACGCGTGGCATTTTTAGTTTGCGTTGGGTTTTGTGTTTAGGGTAGTTTGCAGAAACAGCATTTGTGCGTTTTTGGCTACTTAACTGGGCGTTAGCACTTTCAAAGGAAAGACAATGTATGAAGTAGCTTTTGATATTAAATACGAAGGATTTTGGTCATTATTCTTCGTTGCTCCTGGATTCCTTTTTTGCTTTATTTCTTATTATGCATTGACAAATCGTGAAAAAATAGCAAGGTTGAGTTTCTATGCAAGCGGCAAGCAAAGTGACCCCAAAAAAACAAGTGTTGTCCTTTGGTTTATGCTTATTTTTTCTATTTTTTGGACTGGTTTAGTATCGTATGGGCTTGGCTCTCAATTGTTTGAATTATTAGCCAAATATCACAAAGGGGATTATCTCGTCATAGAAGGTATAGTTGAGAATTTCGATCCGATGCCTTATCCCGGACGTAAGAGAGAGAGCTTTAGTGTTAAAGGGATCTATTTTCAATACTCTGATTTTTCCGTCACCCCTGGCTTTAATAATACAACCTCTCACGGAGGACCAATACGCGAAGGGCTTCAAGTTCGAATTTCCTATATCGGAAATACAATCTTAAAATTAGAAACTTTGAAAACTAAATGAGTCATATGCTGAGGCTAACAGTGCTAACAAACGACTATGGCGTCAATAGTTAATTTTTAGATATATTTTCATCCCACATGGCGCCATCTCTTAGCATTGAGTTTAAGATGACAACCATCTTACGAACGCAGGCGATGATAGCGACTTTCTTTGGTTTTCCTGATTGAACGAGGCGGGTATAAGTCGCTTTGAAAACAGGGTTACACTGCATAGCAGACATCATCGCCATATACAGAACAGTTCGAACTTGCGCTCTTCCTCCTTGAATCACTCGCTTGCCTTTGTAGCGCCCACTTTCTCGAGTAATGGGTGCAACACCAATGAGTGAAGCGGCTTGTTTGTTGGTGATGTAACCCAGCTCGGGAACGTTGCTGATGATGGATGCAGCGGCAATGTTTCCAATACCAGGAACACTTTGCAGGATGTCGTTTTTGGTCTGATAGTCTGGACACGATTCGATGAGTTTAACCAGCTTATCCTCGATGTTTGAAATCTGTTTTTTCATGGCAGTCAGCACTGGCTTGATGGTCGAATGTAGAGATTTGGGCAATACCTGAATTCGATTCTTCTCCATTGTTTGCATAGAGAGTAGCTGATTGCGACGTATGACTAAGTCACTCATCAGTCGAATGTTTTCTGCCTTTATGATGGAGATTTCGAGTACTGATAGCTTCTGCGTAATAAGCGATAAGCTCAGCATCTAATCGGTCGTTTTTAGCTCTTCGACCAATGGCTCCAGCGAAGCGTTTAACGTGAATAGGGTTGGCGCGGACAATCGGTAATTGAGCTTCGGCACATGCTAGGACAAAAGGCATTTCTAGTCGTCCGGTTGCTTCAATGACGATACGTTCAGGTGAATGTTTTTTTATCGTTTTGATGGCGTCTTTGATGCCTTTGTCGTCGTTTGACACAGCGAAAAAGAGATTAAGTGGTCGTATAAAAATATCGAGTTGCGTCTTGCCAGTATCAACGCCGATATTAATGTTTTGAAGTGTATTGGTATTCATAATAAGCTAACTCTTGCTTGCGAAATGCGGGTTCGAGACCCAGTCGACTATCCGAGGTTTGTGCTTGGAGTCCTATGGGGTGTTCATGTTTGTTATCGGTCTCTCGACAGAGGAGCCTAGCTTCAATCGAACTACCCCATAGAAAGCTTTAGTTGCAGCTAAAGCCTGGGTCTCACATTACCCGAATTCAGGAAAGATTATCCATACAAAAGCTTCAAACCGACAAACAACGCGTGGCATTTTTGGTTTGCGGTGATTTAAGTGTTTAAGGCGTAATGCAGCAGCTTGTTTTGTGCGTTGTTTGCGGTTTAAGCTGGCGTTATATTTCAGTATTCATAGAAAAATGTAGAAATCTATGGTTGATTTTGTGCTAAAAGTTAAATCAATGTGTAGGGTTTAAGGTTAGTGCAAAACTAAGTACATAGCGTTATTAGGTGAAATAACGCATCATTGATAATAAAGAGAGGTTAAAATATGAGTACGAAGAACAAAATTATTTTTAACGGCACGGTTCACACTGTTAATATAGAACCCCAAAATATAGTCAACTACCACTCGAAAGCCGCAGACTCTTTATTAGAACTTCGAAATGAACTTCAAGAATTTATTAAAGATTCTGCACAGCAGAAAGTCGCACTAAAAATAGTTGATAATGTTGAAGAACAAATTCAATCAGCATCGCCAAGTAGAGATACCCTTAGTGCATTAATAGAAAGCTTACCTAGTGTTGGGAATGTCGCCGGTATTGGATCATTTATATTGTCCTGCTTTGCTGCTTAGCCTTAAGCGTTGTGTATTAATAAATTTTTTAGTATGCAGCTTCATTTAATACAGGAAATAAAATACCAATGTGTAATCACATCTATACAGGTAACTATAAAACTCTGCCTAAGGCTATGGGAATAAAGTGCCCTTATCCTACCATTTATGAAAATTTAAAGTCAGCTATTCATGGGGATTCCACTGGTGGTCATGCTCCTTTATTACCGATTGATGAACATGGAAATTGTATCTTTCACAGTAAAGATCTTAACTGGAAACGGGTTAATAATTTCAAAAAACACTTCATGGATCTTCTGGAAATTATCGGAGCAGATGAAACAATTAGAGATTACGATTTTTCTGAATTTCATTTTGTGGGCGATAATCTAGATGAACTTTCTTCCCCGCAATACATTTTCGATATAACTGACTCAGTCTACAGAAAACAGGCATATTTTTTTAATGCTGTTTTTCATGATGCTATTAAGATTGCGAATTCAAATTTCAAAAATGGGGTTCGTTTTGATAATTGTATTTTTGACCACGACATATCTTTCACCAATACATCTATTCAAGGCTCAGTATTTAGCAATAGTAGGTTTCATCGTAACGTCCAGTTTTCCAATATCAAGTTTTTAAGCTACTCTCTTTTTGAAAATGTGGTTTTTACTGGAAACAGTTCAGGGTATGTAGTTAAATTTAAAGACTCTCAGTTTCAGGGAATAACTGATTTCTCAGGCATTATCTTTAAACCTCAGGTAAAAGAATGTTCGATGGGGTTTCATAATGTTCAGTTCGAAGACTATACCAATTTCAATAAAGCTGAATTTTATAACCAAGTGGTTTTTGCAGATGTTTTATTTGCATCTATGACCGAATTTACAGATGCTTTATTTGCTACTGCTAGCTCCGCGGCAAGATACAATGGCACTGCTGTAGAGTTCAATCAAATTGAAGTTTCAGCTAAAGCAGTCCTTTCGTTCAATAGTTCAGACCCCTTGGTAAAGCTTTTTAATCATGATGTTCAGATGAGCTTTAAAAAAGATCCAGAAGGACTCATACAATTTGAAAATATTAACTACAAAAACCTAACCTCACAATCGCGGGAACGGCTAACGAAATACACTAAAACTGGTAATGTCGAAATTGGAACGGGGTGTATTAAATATCGTTTTCAAACAGAAATTAGAACTATAGAAATTAGTCAGGGAAATGCACCGTTGATCCTCGAACTCTGCCAAACATTTACCAACTATTTTACAGCAAGCAATGGAATTAACCTTGGTTTTGAAATAGTAGAGCGCAATAAGAATAAAGTTAGTTTTTTCTATTTTACAGATGAAAATATTTTTGAAGATGCTTTTTTGCAAAGCTTGGAAAAAACTGAGCAAGAATTATGGAGTTTACTTGCTACCAATCCTGAAGGACATCAGTACATCACACTAAGAGAAGGCACGAGTCAAACAACATTGGCAAAACGAGATCATTTTATCAATGTAGTAGATGGAATTTCAGCCTTGATTGGAACATTTTGCCGTGTTGGCGTAAGAATTGCTTGCGGCTCTTGGACTGCAAAAGACACAGAAACCCTATTAAATTCAGTACGATTTAATAAGGCATCAAGAACAGAACAAGCAATGAAGCTACACAAAGTACTCATTGACAAATACACTGGTGAGGAGCTGTTAGCCTTCAATATCCAGCAAAATGGACTATTAATTGGCCACAGCACTAATGTCATTTTTAATGGACCAGTTGAAACGGTTACTATTGATTGATCAACTAATACTTACGGTTCGTTAACGAACCGTAAGTATTTTTAACAGTGAAAAAATGGATTGGTGCTTGAATTATAATTGTTTTGTTTCATCTTCGTGACGTAGTCGAATTTAGCATGTTAATGTAAGCGGTATTTTTCAAGTTAAAATAACAGTAAACGTTGTATTTTAATTAAGCTGTAGGTTTGTAAGTCGTTAAAATATAACAAGTTAATCAACAAGGACAAAATGCGGCTGGCTATCTCGCTGCGCTCGTATTTTAGCCCGCCAAATTTTGCCTGTTATTAAGGCGTTATGTGCTGTCGATGGAGGTGAATTTAGAAGGTATGAAAAAATATATTTTTTGTTCGTTGCTCATACTCATAGTTGCTCTTAGTGCCTACCTGTCGTTCGGTGTCTATCGGAACTCATATCTCTCAACAAATATTGAAAATGGTAGCTATTATTCATGCTTGAATGATTCCACGATAAAAAAATACAGTATTGACCTGTGGAATCAAACTGAGATTTTTGATATCCGGTTTGTCGCTTCAGGTAATACTCATTGCTTTGCTCCAAAGTTCCCATCAATTGAGGTTTCTTCCTCAAAAGTTACACACTGGCTACATATTGTGGAAACATCGGGTGATGTACAGTTTTCTGGTAAACATGCGTCCTTAGGTAACTTTGGACCAAACTGGGTTTTTGTTGATGTTGTCAGCCAAGAGAAACGTGATAGCAGTAATCCATTTTATAGTGTGGGGGAGGTTTTTCGAGACAATCCTGGTTGGACTTCGGCTCCTCATATAACATTAACTTGGAATGGAAAATTGTTTGGACTATCTGAAATTGAAAGGGTGTTCTATCCAGTGGGAGGGGTATCTTGGGGTTTTAACTTACAGAGTTGGTCTTTAACTCCAGAAGCTATTCCCCCTAAATTACTCCATAAAAGTGCTTGGTTTGAGGTAGTGGAAGCACTTAATGATGAGTATCCAAACTATGTATTCAGTATCTAATAAGCTACGCACATAACAAAAGCTTCAAACCGACAAACAACGCGTGGCATTTTTAGTTTGCGGTGAATTTAGTGTTTAAGGCGTAATACAGTGGCTTTGTAATCATCCCCTAAACTAGGGACATTTAGAATTAGAGTTCTTCGGTTTAAACTAAACCAAATGGAGAACACTGATGAAAAAATCACGCTATACAGAAACGCAAATCGTCAAGATTCTGAAAGAAGTTGAGGCTGGCAGGTTGGTCAAAGAGGTCTGCCGAGAGTATGGTATATCAGATGCCACTTACTACAACTGGAAGTCCAAGTACGGCGGCATGGAAGCCTCAGACGTGAAGCGACTGAAGGAGCTTGAGGATGAAAACCGACGCCTGAAGCAAACGTTTGCTGAACTGAGCCTCGACCATAAAATCCTTAAGGATATCGTCGAAAAAAAGCTGTAAAGCCCACGATTCGGCGAGAGTGGGTGGATTACGTCAATAATTGTCACTGTGTGAGTCTGCGTAGGGCTTGTCGTTTAGTCGGCATCAGTGACTCGGTCTATCGGTATCGACCAGATAAGCACGAGATACCCCTGTGATTGCCGCCTTGCAAGAAGCCGTTGAACGTTATCCTGCATATGGTTTTGGCATGTTATTCAAAGTGCTTAAACGATGGGGGTATCGCTGGAACCACAAACGAGTGCATCGACTCTACTGCGAACTGAAGTTGAATAAACGCCGTCGAGGAAAGAAGCGATTACCAACAAGAGAGCCCGCTTCTTTATGTGTGCCAGAAACGTTCAACCAATGTTGGTCAATGGATTTCATGAGCGATTCACTGATGTGTGGTAGACGCTTCAGGACGTTCAATGTTATCGATGACTTTAACCGTGAAGTACTGGTCATTGAAATTGACTTGAATCTTCCCGCTCAAAGAGTTGTTCGCGTGTTGGAACGCATCGTCGCCTGGCGAGGTTATCCGAGTCAGTTACGTATGGATAACGGTCCAGAGTTTATCTCAACGGCTTTAGCTGAATGGGCGGAACAACATGACATACAACTCGAATTCATACAGCCAGGCAAGCCCACATAAAACTCGTTTGTTGAAAGGTTCAACCGGACCCCTTGGGAATATCTTGCTAAGTTGAAATTGCCGGAAGACTCTAATTTAGGGTGTCACTAAAAAGGGATGTTTACACATGGATACAAGTGTCAGATGGTGCTGGAAAATTACCCAATAGATTCATAATCAGTCTTTAATTTGCCCACGTTGATCCGCACATCTTTTTAAACATTAAATGACGTTTTCCCAGTCTCTTTGCTATTTTTTCGCGAATTAAATTGTACGTAATTAACCAACTGCTCATCAAAAATGTAGATGAAAGTGATTTGTTCAGAAGTGTGTAGAGCACGTTGTAATAATTCGTTGTCCTGAAGTCTCAAATCATGAGTAAACCAGTAAAGCGTTTTATGTTTCATCAAACTGAAATATCCGTAATAGATTTCAAAATTTTACGTGGTTAAAGGGTGGCTGGAACCTTATCTTGGCGTTAGGTTTTTGAAGGACTCAAACTCTTAATTTCTTGAAAAACTTCTTCTGCCTCAGCTGTTAGTTGCGAGTAAGTTCTAATATCACCGTTTCTTTGAGCGTGCATAGCTTGTTCAAGCAGCATTGAGTGTCTTTTTTTGAGTTTCTTAGCTGGGTTGCTCTTAAAAAAAGAAAACATGAATAACTCCGTTAATGTTTAATTTTTTCTATACGTCCAGCTAAGAGGAATAGTTCACTCTGAGGCTCTCTCAGCAACAAGTCTAAAAAAACAGTCAATCAGATTTTTAAAGCGTGGCTTTGTCGGTTGAATTTACTGGGCTAATATCTAGCTATCAACATAATGAAAGGATGCGAATTGTGTTTAAAAAGTTATTAGGGTTAGCGCCAAAATTAGAATCGGATGGTTCATATTCACCTTCAAAGCTTGCTCTGAAGATCGCAACAGCTGATAAGACCGATTACAAAGAAGTTGAATATAGCCCTGTAGACGGATCAAGGCGAAAAATCTTAGTCTTGGCGACCGAGCAAAAAAATATGGAAATGAAAAACGGGAAGCTTTTTTCGACTGGCAATCACCCTGTTGAAACTCTAGTACCCATGCTGCATCTTAGAAATGCAGGCTATGAGTTTGAGATATCTACGCCTAATGGTAAGCCCGCGATCATAGAAATGTGGGCATTCCCCCACAAAGATGAGCACGTAAATTCTATTTACAGTGAATACAAAGAACAATTGGAAAACCCCATTAGTCTGGCTGAATTGGTCAACAGTGGATTGAACGTTGAAGAATATGCAGCCGTATTTATTCCTGGCGGTCATGGTGCAATGTTGGGGCTTCCAAAAGATAAACGTGTTGGCACTGTTCTAAATTGGGCACACGACAATGATGTTTTTACAATTTCTATTTGTCATGGTCCAGCTGCTTTCTTATCTACTCATATGAATGGTTCTGAGTTTTTATATCAGGGGTATAAAATGGCAGTTTTTCCTGATTCAGTTGATGCTCAAACACCGATGATCGGCTACTTACCGGGTAAGATGCCCTGGGGATTGAGTGAGAAGTTAAAAGGTTTAGGCGTGGAGTTAGCGAATAGTAAAGCTGACAATACAGTTTGTCGTGATCGCTCGTTAATTACAGGAGCAAGCCCATTGGCCGCAGATGCCCTTGGAAGGTTGGCTGTAGAAACGTTGGTTTCAGCACGTACTTAATAAACACTTCTAGCCGACGACGGTCAACACTAGAGGGATAAATCGGTGGTTTGGGCATATTCTCGTTTCCACTCAAAAGATCACTTCGTTTGAATTAGGGAATATCAGAGGTGAAGTTTGCTCTTTTTGGGTGAGATTAACGGCTTATTTGTGAATAAGCCGTTTTATATACACAGCGTGTAAAAGACAAAGAAAGGAATACCTATAGAGTTACAGAGACTCTAGTTCTTTCGCCTGCATGGTCATTCTGATTTGCGAGTTAGGCGCACCAAAACCCCGGTACCCATCTCTTTGAACAATTTCGAAACAGAATCGCCCTTCAAAGAGCTCCGAGTACAGTTGATAGAACACACCGTGCTCGTCTTCATCGTAAAGGATATTAAAGCGCCTCATAAGTGACAATTGTTCCGAAGACAGACCGAATCTCGTGGCGAGATCGTCATAATAGTTATCAGTAACCGGCATCGTTTTTACATTGAGAGACGCTAACTTTTCAGCCATAGCGAAAATATCTCGAGTGCTGAATGCGATATGGTTTACCCCTGTT is a genomic window containing:
- a CDS encoding deoxyribodipyrimidine photo-lyase; its protein translation is MKHKTLYWFTHDLRLQDNELLQRALHTSEQITFIYIFDEQLVNYVQFNSRKNSKETGKTSFNV
- a CDS encoding DUF6435 family protein; protein product: MFSFFKSNPAKKLKKRHSMLLEQAMHAQRNGDIRTYSQLTAEAEEVFQEIKSLSPSKT
- a CDS encoding pentapeptide repeat-containing protein, yielding MCNHIYTGNYKTLPKAMGIKCPYPTIYENLKSAIHGDSTGGHAPLLPIDEHGNCIFHSKDLNWKRVNNFKKHFMDLLEIIGADETIRDYDFSEFHFVGDNLDELSSPQYIFDITDSVYRKQAYFFNAVFHDAIKIANSNFKNGVRFDNCIFDHDISFTNTSIQGSVFSNSRFHRNVQFSNIKFLSYSLFENVVFTGNSSGYVVKFKDSQFQGITDFSGIIFKPQVKECSMGFHNVQFEDYTNFNKAEFYNQVVFADVLFASMTEFTDALFATASSAARYNGTAVEFNQIEVSAKAVLSFNSSDPLVKLFNHDVQMSFKKDPEGLIQFENINYKNLTSQSRERLTKYTKTGNVEIGTGCIKYRFQTEIRTIEISQGNAPLILELCQTFTNYFTASNGINLGFEIVERNKNKVSFFYFTDENIFEDAFLQSLEKTEQELWSLLATNPEGHQYITLREGTSQTTLAKRDHFINVVDGISALIGTFCRVGVRIACGSWTAKDTETLLNSVRFNKASRTEQAMKLHKVLIDKYTGEELLAFNIQQNGLLIGHSTNVIFNGPVETVTID
- the hchA gene encoding glyoxalase III HchA, which codes for MFKKLLGLAPKLESDGSYSPSKLALKIATADKTDYKEVEYSPVDGSRRKILVLATEQKNMEMKNGKLFSTGNHPVETLVPMLHLRNAGYEFEISTPNGKPAIIEMWAFPHKDEHVNSIYSEYKEQLENPISLAELVNSGLNVEEYAAVFIPGGHGAMLGLPKDKRVGTVLNWAHDNDVFTISICHGPAAFLSTHMNGSEFLYQGYKMAVFPDSVDAQTPMIGYLPGKMPWGLSEKLKGLGVELANSKADNTVCRDRSLITGASPLAADALGRLAVETLVSART